One Solanum lycopersicum chromosome 2, SLM_r2.1 genomic region harbors:
- the LOC104645855 gene encoding protein DOG1-like 3 — translation MTTSFNNNVSDKEAQHSCFEEWMELQQQDLLELIHNSDSSSSSSTSNTSASSDFNLKQLIEKSIKHFQEYIDTRRHLACSDVTAYLAPTWCTTLESSMLWISGCRPSSYIRLLYAMSGKEFESHLSNYLQGNRSGHLSGLLTVQLNSVDELQRKTIRQEDQLSNKLASLQEEIADQPFAIIANEVGNPGEICREAEEALDRHAKFLVNVVEEADKLRMVTLKELINILSPLQAVDFLIASKKLHLCVNAWGKKRDHQHGRNRETKQERNTCPTLSGLKN, via the coding sequence ATGACGACTTCCTTCAATAACAATGTAAGTGATAAAGAAGCTCAGCACTCGTGCTTCGAAGAATGGATGGAGCTCCAACAACAAGACCTCTTGGAGCTTATTCACAATTCCGACTCCTCGTCATCGTCCAGCACCTCTAACACTAGCGCCAGCAGTGACTTCAACCTAAAACAACTCATTGAGAAATCCATcaaacacttccaagaatacATTGACACCCGCAGACATTTGGCGTGTAGTGATGTCACTGCCTACCTTGCACCAACTTGGTGCACCACGCTAGAAAGCTCCATGCTTTGGATCTCCGGATGCAGGCCTTCCAGTTACATCCGTCTCCTTTATGCGATGAGTGGCAAAGAATTTGAATCCCATCTCTCCAACTATCTCCAAGGCAATAGATCCGGACACCTCAGCGGGCTCTTGACCGTGCAGCTGAACTCAGTGGATGAGTTACAGAGGAAGACAATAAGGCAAGAAGATCAGTTGTCAAATAAGCTCGCCAGCTTGCAGGAGGAGATAGCTGATCAGCCATTTGCCATTATCGCCAATGAAGTGGGAAATCCTGGTGAAATATGTCGTGAAGCAGAGGAGGCCCTTGATAGACATGCTAAGTTTTTGGTGAATGTTGTAGAAGAAGCTGATAAGCTGAGGATGGTGACTTTGAAGGAGCTGATCAACATACTGAGTCCACTTCAAGCTGTGGATTTTCTCATAGCTAGCAAGAAGCTCCATCTTTGTGTCAATGCTTGGGGTAAAAAAAGAGATCATCAGCATGGGAGGAACAGAGAAACAAAACAAGAGAGGAACACATGTCCAACTTTATCTggtcttaaaaattaa
- the LOC138342172 gene encoding protein DOG1-like 3 codes for MTTSFNNNVSDKEAQHSCFEEWMELQQQDLLELIHNSDSSSSSSTSNTSASSDFNLKQLIEKSIKHFQEYIDTRRHLACSDVTAYLAPTWCTTLESSMLWISGCRPSSYIRLLYAMSGKEFESHLSNYLQGNRSGHLSGLLTVQLNSVDELQRKTIRQEDQLSNKLASLQEEIADQPFAIIANEVGNPGEICREAEEALDRHAKFLVNVVEEADKLRMVTLKELINILSPLQAVDFLIASKKLHLCVNAWGKKRDHQHGRNRETKQERNTCPTLSGLKN; via the coding sequence ATGACGACTTCCTTCAATAACAATGTAAGTGATAAAGAAGCTCAGCACTCGTGCTTCGAAGAATGGATGGAGCTCCAACAACAAGACCTCTTGGAGCTTATTCACAATTCCGACTCCTCGTCATCGTCCAGCACCTCTAACACTAGCGCCAGCAGTGACTTCAACCTAAAACAACTCATTGAGAAATCCATcaaacacttccaagaatacATTGACACCCGCAGACATTTGGCGTGTAGTGATGTCACTGCCTACCTTGCACCAACTTGGTGCACCACGCTAGAAAGCTCCATGCTTTGGATCTCCGGATGCAGGCCTTCCAGTTACATCCGTCTCCTTTATGCGATGAGTGGCAAAGAATTTGAATCCCATCTCTCCAACTATCTCCAAGGCAATAGATCCGGACACCTCAGCGGGCTCTTGACCGTGCAGCTGAACTCAGTGGATGAGTTACAGAGGAAGACAATAAGGCAAGAAGATCAGTTATCAAATAAGCTCGCCAGCTTGCAGGAGGAGATAGCTGATCAGCCATTTGCCATTATCGCCAATGAAGTGGGAAATCCTGGTGAAATATGTCGTGAAGCAGAGGAGGCCCTTGATAGACATGCTAAGTTTTTGGTGAATGTTGTAGAAGAAGCTGATAAGCTGAGGATGGTGACTTTGAAGGAGCTGATCAACATACTGAGTCCACTTCAAGCTGTGGATTTTCTCATAGCTAGCAAGAAGCTCCATCTTTGTGTCAATGCTTGGGGTAAAAAAAGAGATCATCAGCATGGGAGGAACAGAGAAACAAAACAAGAGAGGAACACATGTCCAACTTTATCTggtcttaaaaattaa
- the LOC104645854 gene encoding protein DOG1-like 4 encodes MTSQVAENFTKYFENWMIQLEELLKQLVIVPRETSYVNDHELLVSKMTTHHKNYYTAKWAAAHEDILAFFTPMWLSPLEIVYSWITGWKPSMAFRLVSGGGGAFSDEELKNIDGLRVKIRGEEEKVEREMERQQVAIGDRKMVELARIRNDNDELVELALKGLRMSLERVMKMADCVRLKTLKGLLEILSPLQSVDFLAAISTIQIQMRKRGRKRINVD; translated from the coding sequence ATGACGAGCCAAGTAGCGGAAAACTTCACAAAATACTTTGAAAATTGGATGATCCAACTTGAAGAGTTGCTGAAACAACTCGTTATTGTACCTAGGGAGACGTCATACGTGAATGATCACGAGTTATTGGTGAGTAAAATGACGACACATCACAAGAACTACTACACAGCCAAATGGGCCGCAGCTCATGAAGACATCTTAGCATTTTTCACTCCAATGTGGCTTAGTCCTTTAGAAATCGTCTACTCGTGGATCACAGGGTGGAAGCCTTCCATGGCGTTTCGATTAGTGAGTGGCGGTGGAGGAGCGTTTTCGGATGAGGAATTGAAGAATATTGATGGTTTGAGGGTGAAAATTCgcggagaggaagagaaagtGGAGAGGGAAATGGAGAGGCAACAGGTTGCAATTGGGGATAGAAAAATGGTGGAATTAGCAAGGATTAGAAATGATAATGATGAGTTGGTAGAATTGGCGTTGAAAGGGTTAAGGATGAGTTTAGAAAGGGTTATGAAAATGGCAGATTGTGTTAGGCTTAAAACGTTGAAAGGTTTGTTGGAGATATTGAGTCCTTTACAGAGTGTTGATTTCTTGGCTGCTATTTCTACTATTCAAATTCAGATGAggaaaaggggaagaaaaagaataaatgtTGATTAG